From Oreochromis niloticus isolate F11D_XX linkage group LG1, O_niloticus_UMD_NMBU, whole genome shotgun sequence, a single genomic window includes:
- the katnb1 gene encoding LOW QUALITY PROTEIN: katanin p80 WD40 repeat-containing subunit B1 (The sequence of the model RefSeq protein was modified relative to this genomic sequence to represent the inferred CDS: deleted 2 bases in 1 codon), with translation MTSAEVRCVIQLLSCSRAVNGPSTSCCRRLTGSTLSRPPVTDRRSRGPVIKHSSQSPSMTSMAASSTTKIAWRLQEFEAHFSSISCLALGKSSGRLLATGGEDCRVNIWAVSKANCIMSLTGHKNPVECIHFNVSEEQVVAGSQSGSIRVWDLEAAKILRTLMGHKANITSLGFHPFGDFLASSSMDTNIKLWDVRRKGYVFRYKGHTQAVRSLAFSPDGKWLASASDDCTVKLWDLAQGKTITEFKSHTAPVNIIQFHPNEYLLASGSSDRTIKLWDLEKFTMIGSLEGDTTPVRCICFSPDGSCLYSGATDSLRVFGWEPDRCFDAVSVGWGKVSDVAICNQQLIGVSHQLSNVSSYVVDLKRVKKSGGAVIQGIIQDNQPLTEPKKDPKGAALRKNYERPTTTCRSQRLKHRSESDRRSPEGERRSPSEDEADEKLSSAEIHNAEDYKAIFQPKNAISRTPPKMSEPFPAPPEDESILAISRQLKDMKSPFPDKQQGPPLAASTPVVRVEPTVISAVKRPSPPAAGTASSSHPASTHAPTQPPSPRPNPNRLKIISSARNEPIGLNVADFLPSSPNHRSGALSDEEALTQMKKGHETMCVMLSSRLKNLQTVRGVWTRDGIKIALDTAISMSDPSIVVDILNIINPQPSLWKLDVCMTVLPQLDKLLQSKYESYIQTGCTSLKLVMKHFWTLISDTLKATPSVGVDITREERHQKCRVCCKQLKNLSNIVKNKATQVGRHGSTFKELQLLMAPLDDSP, from the exons ATGACGTCAGCGGAAGTGAGGTGTGTGATTCAGTTGCTAAGCTGCAGCCGAGCAGTAAACGGACCGTCAACAAGTTGCTGTCGCCGTCTTACTGGATCAACTTTAAGCCGTCCGCCGGTGACCGACAGACGGAG CCGGGGTCCAGTCATCAAACACAGCAGCCAATCTCCCAGTATGACCAGTATGGCTGCCTCCAGCACCACCAAGATCGCATGGCGCCTTC AGGAGTTCGAGGCTCACTTCAGCTCCATTTCCTGTCTGGCTCTGGGGAAAAGCTCAGGCCGCCTGCTGGCCACAGGAGGAGAGGACTGCAGGGTCAACATCTGGGCCGTCAGCAAGGCCAACTGCATCATG AGTCTGACTGGTCACAAGAACCCAGTGGAGTGTATCCATTTCAACGTGTCGGAGGAGCAGGTCGTCGCCGGGTCGCAGTCTGGTTCAATACGAGTCTGGGACCTGGAGGCTGCCAAGA TTTTAAGGACTCTGATGGGACACAAAGCCAACATCACCAGCCTGGGCTTCCATCCCTTTGGAGACTTCCTGGCCTCCAGCTCCATGGACACAAACATTAAG CTGTGGGACGTGCGGAGGAAAGGATACGTGTTCAGGTATAAG GGTCACACTCAAGCCGTGAGGAGTTTGGCCTTCAGTCCTGATGGGAAGTGGTTAGCTTCAGCGAGTGACGACTGCACCGTCAAG CTGTGGGACCTGGCTCAGGGGAAAACCATCACGGAATTCAAATCTCACACCGCCCCCGTCAACATCATCCAGTTTCACCCCAACGAGTACCTGCTGGCCTCCGGAAGCTCCGACAG GACCATCAAACTGTGGGATTTGGAGAAGTTTACGATGATTGGCTCGTTGGAGGGCGACACGACTCCAGTCAG GTGTATATGTTTCAGCCCAGATGGCTCCTGCCTGTACAGCGGCGCCACGGACTCGCTGCGGGTCTTCGGCTGGGAGCCGGACCGCTGCTTCGACGCGGTGTCGGTGGGCTGGGGGAAGGTTTCTGACGTCGCCATCTGCAACCAGCAGCTG ATCGGCGTGTCTCACCAGCTGTCGAACGTGTCGTCCTACGTGGTTGATCTGAAGAGGGTAAAGAAGAGCGGTGGCGCCGTGATCCAGGGGATCATCCAGGACAACCAGCCGCTCACAGAGCCGAAGAAGGACCCCAAAGGAGCGGCACTGCGAAAGAACTACGAGAGACCCACGACCACCTGCAGATCGCAGAG GTTGAAGCACCGTTCAGAGTCTGACAGGCGGAGCCCCGAAGGCGAGAGGCGGAGCCCTAGCGAGGACGAGGCGGATGAGAAGCTGTCGTCTGCTGAGATCCACAACGCTGAGGACTACAAGGCTATCTTCCAGCCAAAGAACGCCATCT CTCGCACTCCTCCTAAGATGTCGGAGCCTTTTCCCGCTCCTCCAGAGGACG agtccatttTGGCGATCAGCCGGCAGCTGAAGGACATGAAGTCTCCTTTTCCTGATAAACAGCAG GGTCCTCCGCTGGCCGCCTCCACTCCCGTGGTGAGGGTGGAGCCTACGGTCATTTCCGCTGTGAAGCGTCCGTCTCCTCCAGCTGCGGGCACGGCATCCTCCAGTCACCCCGCCTCCACCCACGCTCCCACCCAGCCCCCGTCACCACGGCCAAATCCAAACCG GCTTAAAATCATCTCGAGCGCCAGGAACGAGCCCATCGGGCTGAACGTGGCCGACTTCCTGCCC TCTTCACCCAACCACAGATCTGGAGCCCTGAGTGACGAGGAGGCCCTGACCCAGATGAAGAAGGGTCACGAGACTATGTGCGTGATGCTGAGCAGCCGACTGAAGAACCTGCAGACGGTCCGAGGGGTGTGGACCCGAGACGGCATCAAG atCGCTCTTGACACCGCCATCTCCATGAGTGATCCGTCCATAGTCGTGGACATCCTGAACATCATCAACCCCCAGCC ATCTCTGTGGAAGCTGGACGTGTGCATGACCGTTCTTCCTCAGCTCGACAAACTGCTGCAGAGCAAGTACGAGAG CTACATACAGACCGGCTGCACGTCTCTGAAACTCGTCATGAAGCACTTCTGGACGCTGATCTCGGACACTCTGAAGGCCACGCCATCCGTCGGGGTCGACATCACACGAGAGGAGCG ACACCAGAAGTGCCGAGTGTGCTGCAAGCAGCTGAAGAACCTGAGCAACATCGTGAAGAACAAGGCGACGCAGGTCGGTCGTCATGGCAGCACCTTCAAAGAGCTGCAGCTGCTCATGGCGCCGCTCGACGACTCGCCCTGA